In Pseudoalteromonas sp. MM1, a single window of DNA contains:
- the mutM gene encoding bifunctional DNA-formamidopyrimidine glycosylase/DNA-(apurinic or apyrimidinic site) lyase has translation MPELPEVEVSRLGITPHVENQVVTKVNIYNASMRWPVPDDVYQLEGLRVERIERRAKYLLLHCELGSAILHLGMSGNLRVVDKREPLKKHDHVEFILSNDKALRLNDPRRFGCCLWQAPGDVHKLLSKLGPEPLTDDFFAKRVYEQSRNKKVPVKQFIMDNAVVVGVGNIYANESLFKAGIHPKREAGKVSLKRYQTLIPIIKDTLAAAITQGGTTLKDFAQSDGKPGYFAQQLLVYGRKGEECVTCKTPLEEIRLGQRSTVFCKHCQK, from the coding sequence ATGCCTGAATTACCAGAGGTAGAAGTAAGTAGACTGGGGATCACCCCGCATGTAGAAAACCAAGTGGTGACGAAGGTAAATATTTATAATGCCAGCATGCGATGGCCTGTGCCAGATGATGTTTATCAGTTAGAAGGGTTGAGGGTAGAGCGAATTGAGCGCCGTGCAAAGTATTTATTGCTGCACTGCGAATTAGGGAGTGCTATTTTACATTTGGGAATGTCGGGTAATTTGCGCGTTGTGGATAAACGCGAGCCACTTAAAAAGCATGATCATGTTGAGTTTATACTTAGTAATGACAAAGCACTGCGATTAAACGACCCTCGCCGGTTTGGTTGCTGTTTATGGCAAGCACCGGGGGATGTTCATAAGTTGCTTTCAAAGCTTGGCCCTGAGCCGCTTACGGATGATTTTTTTGCAAAGCGTGTATACGAGCAGTCGCGAAATAAAAAAGTCCCCGTGAAGCAATTTATTATGGATAACGCGGTGGTCGTGGGCGTAGGTAATATTTATGCCAATGAGTCGTTATTTAAAGCGGGGATACACCCCAAACGCGAAGCAGGCAAAGTATCGCTAAAGCGTTATCAAACCCTGATCCCTATTATTAAAGACACCCTAGCAGCGGCAATAACACAAGGTGGTACAACCTTAAAAGACTTTGCCCAAAGTGATGGCAAACCAGGTTATTTTGCGCAGCAGTTGTTAGTATATGGGCGAAAAGGAGAGGAGTGCGTAACGTGTAAAACGCCACTTGAAGAAATTAGGCTAGGGCAGCGCAGTACGGTGTTTTGTAAGCACTGCCAAAAATAG
- a CDS encoding ABC transporter ATP-binding protein has product MISLKNVTFKWHKKDAKPTLNIPTLSINKGEHIFLHGPSGAGKSTLLALLAGINTPSSGNIRILNRDLNTLSNTQRDVFRAENIGYIFQNFNLLPYLTPIENVTLGCEFSKSRKQKALQQTTEPKPSLQKEAIRLLTALGLSESYHSKDVASLSIGQQQRVAAARAFIGSPELIIADEPTSALDTANRESFIKLLFEQAKRANSTLVFVSHDETLKPLFNRAISLVNLQEPL; this is encoded by the coding sequence ATGATAAGCCTAAAAAACGTTACCTTTAAATGGCATAAAAAAGATGCCAAGCCCACGCTTAATATCCCAACCCTTAGTATTAATAAAGGCGAGCATATTTTTTTACACGGCCCTAGTGGCGCCGGTAAGTCAACCTTACTTGCGTTATTAGCAGGTATAAACACACCAAGTAGTGGCAACATACGTATTTTAAATCGCGATTTAAATACACTTAGCAATACGCAAAGAGATGTATTTAGAGCGGAGAATATTGGCTATATTTTTCAAAACTTTAATTTATTACCGTATTTAACACCCATTGAGAATGTCACACTTGGCTGTGAATTTTCAAAAAGCAGAAAACAAAAAGCCTTACAGCAAACAACAGAGCCTAAGCCCAGCTTACAAAAAGAAGCGATACGTTTATTAACAGCATTAGGCTTAAGTGAGTCTTATCATAGTAAAGATGTTGCTTCGCTCAGCATTGGCCAGCAACAACGGGTTGCCGCTGCTCGCGCATTTATTGGCAGCCCAGAGCTAATAATTGCTGATGAGCCTACCTCGGCACTCGATACCGCAAATAGAGAAAGCTTTATAAAGCTGTTATTCGAACAGGCTAAGCGTGCCAACAGTACGCTCGTTTTTGTAAGCCATGACGAAACATTAAAACCGCTATTTAATCGTGCAATTAGCCTAGTTAACTTACAGGAGCCGTTATGA
- the rpmG gene encoding 50S ribosomal protein L33 produces the protein MRDKIRLVSTAGTGFFYTTDKNKRNMPEKMEIKKFDPKARKHVIFKEAKIK, from the coding sequence ATGCGCGATAAAATCCGTTTAGTTTCAACTGCTGGTACTGGTTTTTTCTACACTACCGACAAAAACAAGCGTAACATGCCTGAAAAGATGGAAATCAAAAAGTTCGATCCTAAGGCTCGTAAACACGTGATTTTCAAAGAAGCTAAAATTAAGTAA
- a CDS encoding prolyl oligopeptidase family serine peptidase yields MKTTLTFLSSALIASLASPAAWAQKPLEFKDVFGFKYAKSTQLSDDGKILSFSAKPYRGNASGQVYDLTTNTLLSTVDRGTKPVINKAANWVAFTQVPTLLEQETTKKKAELKNNLILVNTQTGEKHQFADVKDYVLADNGQWLAYRVDQKAEKDETSDDKTEEKSEITPDKKDKSFELIIVDLKNNTTHSVNNVFSYAISHNGAQLLASQSFSDGNNNQIVLLELNNNFTQSVLIDEPGVIAQTIVWHPSRDIAAFSLGNYVNNDERRRQYKLNLWQNNTLSTIDSPNKEWVIGKTAKITFSEDGERLYFENHPKLAAKVKAKEYTDEASLYDFDTIREHKGLNVWHNNDAQIKPREEQQWNKVNKNRHYSAVFHLESQKTVQLSNEKVSDLALNTERNQSVLGYSNQAHLEKIMYGGFFADYYSINVNTGEQTTIVKNSPFTPSLAPNGQYAAYFANSQVQLKDLKNNKVTALSKAINATFADDKHDYPSEQPGYGFAGWLNNSSQVLVYSKYDIWAFDVNSQQATQLTNGKNTRTQYRVIQLDKNLVGFNKDDTLLLSAVNLQSKQREVAKLNLASNTVTKVLSGNKRFDVVKKAKNADKYLFTEQTYQQFPDYYQTDFSFSAPKKVTHINPQIADFAWGEKPELISYKGFDGEDLQGILIKPAGYKKGDKVPVVVYFYRYMSQRMYDFPKMELNHRPNFPMFTSNGYAVFLPDIRFEIGHPGKSSTQTMINATQKLIDLGIADPDKIGLQGHSWAGYQSAFMITQTDMFKAVVSGAPVSNMTSAYSGIRLKSGLARQFQYETGQSRIGKNLFEAPELYIENSPVFFADKVNTPILIMFGDKDDAVPWHEGVQYYLALRRAGKDATFLQYEGEPHHLKKFPNQVDFSVRMMQYFDHYLKGKPAAKWMTEGEAFVEE; encoded by the coding sequence ATGAAAACAACGCTCACCTTTTTAAGCTCAGCACTGATTGCAAGCTTAGCAAGCCCGGCTGCTTGGGCTCAAAAGCCGTTAGAATTTAAAGACGTATTCGGTTTTAAGTACGCAAAGAGCACACAACTTTCAGATGATGGTAAAATCCTCAGCTTTAGCGCCAAACCATATCGCGGTAACGCCAGTGGCCAAGTTTATGACTTAACAACAAACACCCTATTAAGTACTGTAGATCGCGGCACTAAGCCCGTTATTAACAAAGCAGCTAATTGGGTGGCCTTTACACAAGTTCCTACGCTTTTAGAGCAAGAAACTACTAAAAAGAAAGCTGAGCTTAAAAACAACCTCATTTTAGTCAACACTCAAACCGGCGAAAAACACCAATTTGCCGACGTTAAAGATTATGTATTAGCTGATAATGGACAGTGGCTTGCTTACAGAGTTGATCAAAAAGCTGAAAAAGACGAAACCAGCGACGATAAAACCGAAGAAAAAAGCGAAATCACACCAGACAAAAAAGACAAAAGCTTTGAGCTGATAATTGTCGATTTAAAAAACAATACAACACATAGTGTAAATAATGTATTTAGTTACGCCATAAGCCACAATGGCGCTCAGCTACTTGCCAGCCAAAGCTTTAGCGATGGCAATAATAATCAAATTGTACTGCTTGAACTAAATAACAACTTTACGCAAAGTGTACTAATTGACGAGCCAGGTGTTATTGCGCAAACAATTGTGTGGCATCCAAGTAGAGATATTGCAGCATTTAGCCTTGGTAACTACGTAAACAATGATGAGCGCCGCAGGCAATATAAACTAAATCTTTGGCAAAATAATACCCTTAGTACCATCGACTCCCCTAATAAAGAGTGGGTCATAGGTAAAACAGCAAAAATTACATTCTCCGAAGATGGCGAGCGTTTATATTTTGAAAACCACCCTAAGCTTGCCGCAAAAGTAAAAGCAAAAGAGTACACCGACGAAGCGTCACTGTATGACTTTGACACGATTCGTGAGCATAAAGGGCTGAACGTTTGGCACAATAACGACGCTCAAATAAAACCACGCGAAGAACAACAGTGGAATAAGGTAAATAAAAACCGTCATTACAGCGCTGTTTTTCATTTAGAAAGTCAAAAAACAGTACAGCTAAGCAATGAAAAAGTGAGCGATTTAGCGCTTAACACTGAGCGAAACCAAAGCGTATTAGGCTACTCAAACCAAGCTCATCTTGAAAAAATAATGTACGGCGGCTTTTTTGCCGACTACTACAGCATAAATGTAAATACCGGTGAGCAAACAACAATTGTTAAAAACTCTCCGTTTACACCAAGCCTTGCGCCAAATGGTCAGTACGCCGCTTATTTTGCTAATAGCCAAGTTCAGCTTAAAGATTTAAAAAATAATAAAGTAACTGCGCTTAGCAAAGCTATAAATGCCACTTTTGCAGATGATAAGCACGACTACCCATCAGAGCAGCCTGGCTATGGGTTTGCCGGTTGGTTAAATAACAGCAGCCAAGTATTAGTGTATAGCAAATACGATATTTGGGCGTTTGATGTAAATTCCCAACAAGCAACCCAACTTACAAACGGTAAAAATACACGCACCCAATACCGCGTAATTCAGCTAGATAAAAACCTAGTTGGCTTTAATAAAGACGACACTTTGCTACTATCGGCTGTGAACTTACAATCAAAACAGCGTGAAGTTGCAAAGCTCAACTTAGCCTCAAACACAGTCACTAAAGTACTTAGCGGTAATAAGCGCTTTGATGTAGTTAAAAAAGCAAAAAATGCCGATAAATACCTGTTTACCGAGCAAACTTACCAACAATTTCCTGATTACTATCAAACTGATTTTAGCTTTTCAGCGCCTAAAAAAGTGACTCATATAAACCCACAAATTGCTGATTTTGCCTGGGGCGAAAAGCCAGAGCTAATAAGCTACAAAGGCTTTGATGGCGAAGATTTACAAGGGATATTAATCAAACCTGCAGGCTACAAAAAAGGCGATAAAGTACCGGTTGTTGTGTACTTTTACCGCTACATGAGCCAGCGTATGTATGATTTTCCTAAAATGGAGCTAAATCATCGCCCTAACTTCCCTATGTTTACCTCAAACGGTTACGCTGTATTTTTACCTGATATTCGCTTTGAAATAGGCCACCCGGGTAAATCATCAACGCAAACTATGATAAACGCCACTCAAAAATTAATAGATTTAGGTATAGCTGACCCAGATAAAATAGGCCTACAAGGGCACTCATGGGCGGGTTATCAAAGTGCATTTATGATCACCCAAACAGATATGTTTAAAGCGGTTGTATCCGGCGCGCCAGTATCAAACATGACCAGTGCATACAGTGGCATACGTTTAAAGTCGGGCCTTGCGCGTCAATTTCAATACGAAACAGGGCAAAGCCGTATAGGTAAAAACTTATTTGAAGCACCCGAGCTCTATATAGAAAACTCACCGGTGTTTTTTGCAGATAAAGTAAATACCCCTATTTTAATTATGTTTGGCGATAAAGACGACGCAGTGCCGTGGCACGAAGGCGTGCAGTACTACCTTGCACTGCGCAGAGCAGGTAAAGATGCGACCTTTTTACAATACGAAGGCGAACCGCATCATTTGAAAAAGTTTCCTAATCAGGTCGATTTTTCAGTACGTATGATGCAGTACTTTGATCATTACTTAAAAGGCAAACCAGCTGCAAAGTGGATGACAGAAGGTGAGGCATTCGTTGAAGAGTAA
- the rpmB gene encoding 50S ribosomal protein L28, with translation MSKVCQVTGKRPTVGNHRSHARNATRRRFLPNLQTHRFWVESEKRFVTLRTTTKGMRIIDKKGIDAVLTDIRARGEKV, from the coding sequence ATGTCTAAAGTATGTCAAGTTACAGGTAAGCGTCCAACGGTTGGTAACCACCGTTCACACGCGAGAAACGCGACTAGACGTCGTTTCCTACCTAACCTACAAACACACCGTTTTTGGGTTGAAAGTGAAAAACGTTTTGTAACACTACGCACTACTACTAAAGGTATGCGTATTATCGATAAAAAAGGCATCGACGCGGTACTTACAGATATCCGTGCTCGCGGCGAAAAAGTTTAA
- the radC gene encoding DNA repair protein RadC has translation MQLSSLPNSLRPREKLIAKGPKALSDAELLAIFLRTGLPGMNVIELAQHLLNENKTLHNLFNASQDEFCAQKGLGMAKYVQLQAVLELSQRYMQERCQRDAVFNSPNAVYEYLTLQMRGLQQEVFMVLYLDSQNRLVKDEILFYGTINSASVYPREVLKAALKNNAAAIILAHNHPSGIAEPSQADKLITNKLQQALQLVDINVLDHIIVGGETCVSFAQRGLI, from the coding sequence ATGCAATTATCTTCGTTACCTAATTCACTTCGCCCCCGTGAAAAGCTCATTGCTAAAGGCCCTAAAGCACTGAGTGATGCTGAGTTATTAGCAATTTTTTTGCGTACTGGGTTACCAGGAATGAATGTGATAGAGCTGGCCCAACACCTGCTTAACGAAAATAAAACACTGCATAATTTATTTAACGCCAGCCAAGATGAGTTTTGCGCACAAAAAGGCTTAGGGATGGCAAAATATGTGCAATTGCAAGCGGTGCTTGAGCTGAGTCAACGTTACATGCAGGAGCGCTGCCAGCGCGATGCGGTGTTTAATTCGCCAAATGCGGTGTATGAATATTTAACACTGCAAATGCGCGGGTTGCAGCAAGAAGTGTTTATGGTGCTCTATCTTGATAGTCAAAACCGTTTAGTAAAAGACGAAATTTTGTTTTATGGCACAATAAACTCCGCCAGCGTTTACCCCAGAGAAGTATTAAAAGCGGCCTTAAAAAATAATGCTGCGGCCATTATTTTGGCACACAACCACCCAAGCGGTATTGCCGAACCAAGCCAAGCAGACAAACTTATCACCAATAAGTTACAACAAGCGCTGCAATTGGTAGATATAAATGTGCTTGATCACATCATTGTTGGAGGAGAAACATGTGTTTCTTTTGCACAGCGGGGCTTGATTTAA
- a CDS encoding ABC transporter permease, with protein sequence MILTKLAYKSLLNRRASVLLTLFTIAISVMLLLSIERIRVDAKTSFSNTISGTDLIVGARTGDIQLLLSSVFRIGHANNGVSWQSYQYIIAQRGVKWSIPISLGDSHKGQAVLGTSRDYFTHYRFGKKQTLSFQQGHAFEHLNQVVLGSDVASRLGYTLGDNIVISHGMGNTSFHHHKDNPFTVIGILNATGTPVDKTLHIPLAAIDLIHGGSHSANDEHDEHDEHDEHDEHDEHDEHHNLIGEPSQITAFLMGFDSPLYTLQIRRNINQYKKEPLLAIMPTVTLKELWQMLAIVEKVLLLFSAVVVLVSLLGMLTTLLANLNQRRRELAILRSVGARPWQLFTLISMESLFTTLLGCLVGCGLYYSVMLIGSSYLQSHAGISVNIAMLSYYELTLIGVIMAAGFIIGLIPATRAYFYSLSDGMSIKT encoded by the coding sequence ATGATCCTGACTAAGTTAGCTTATAAAAGTTTGCTAAATCGCCGAGCAAGTGTACTGCTCACATTGTTTACCATTGCCATTAGCGTGATGCTTTTACTCAGTATTGAGCGAATTCGCGTGGATGCGAAAACCAGTTTTAGTAATACCATCTCCGGTACAGACCTAATTGTAGGCGCCCGCACCGGCGACATACAGCTGTTGCTTTCATCCGTATTCAGAATAGGCCATGCCAATAATGGGGTGAGTTGGCAAAGTTATCAGTACATCATAGCTCAACGTGGTGTTAAATGGAGCATTCCTATTAGTTTAGGCGACAGCCACAAAGGCCAAGCTGTACTAGGTACAAGCCGCGATTACTTTACCCACTATCGTTTTGGTAAAAAGCAAACGTTGAGTTTTCAACAAGGCCACGCTTTTGAGCATTTAAACCAGGTGGTACTTGGCAGCGATGTAGCGAGCCGTTTAGGGTATACACTAGGTGATAACATAGTAATCTCACACGGCATGGGTAATACGAGTTTTCACCATCATAAAGACAACCCGTTTACTGTTATCGGTATTTTAAACGCCACCGGCACGCCAGTAGATAAAACCTTACACATACCTCTAGCTGCTATTGATTTAATACATGGTGGTTCACACTCTGCGAATGATGAGCACGATGAGCACGATGAGCACGATGAGCACGATGAGCACGATGAGCACGATGAGCATCACAACCTAATCGGTGAGCCAAGTCAAATTACTGCATTTTTAATGGGCTTCGACTCGCCTTTATATACATTGCAAATTAGGCGCAATATCAATCAATACAAAAAAGAGCCACTTCTGGCTATTATGCCCACAGTGACCCTAAAAGAGCTGTGGCAAATGCTCGCCATTGTTGAAAAAGTTTTGTTACTGTTTTCAGCCGTTGTAGTACTGGTGAGCCTGCTAGGCATGCTGACAACACTACTTGCTAATTTAAACCAGCGCCGCCGTGAACTTGCTATTTTACGCTCAGTGGGCGCAAGGCCGTGGCAACTATTTACACTAATAAGCATGGAGTCGTTATTTACAACATTATTAGGCTGCCTAGTTGGCTGTGGTTTGTATTATAGCGTTATGCTTATTGGTAGCAGCTATTTACAAAGCCACGCAGGCATAAGCGTTAATATTGCCATGCTCTCTTACTATGAACTCACTTTAATAGGCGTTATTATGGCTGCTGGGTTTATAATTGGCTTAATACCTGCCACCCGCGCTTATTTTTATTCGCTCAGCGATGGCATGAGTATAAAAACTTAA
- the coaBC gene encoding bifunctional phosphopantothenoylcysteine decarboxylase/phosphopantothenate--cysteine ligase CoaBC, which produces MTNLTNKKIVLGITGGIAAYKCAELVRRLKDAGCEVKVVMSESAKHFITPLTMQAVSGEMVSDSLLDPSAEAAMGHIEFAKWADLILVAPATSNTIAKMAAGIADDLLTTLLLATPAKVAIAPAMNQQMYAHPATQANLATLKSRNVLIWGPGKGEQACGDVGAGRMLEPHELVALCTATEQPQLLAGKTITITAGPTREPLDPVRFISNHSSGKMGYALAQAALELGAKVNLISGPVTIKAPTGANLINIESAEQLLNESLTYAVHSDAFIGCAAVADYRAANVATQKMKKQGDELTLTLVKNPDVIAAVASLEQGRPYTVGFAAETQNVESYAKGKLKNKNLDMICANDVSKSGLGFNSDHNALTLYWHNQSVELPATSKTEIAHQVIEQLAKHL; this is translated from the coding sequence ATGACTAACTTAACAAACAAAAAAATTGTACTTGGCATAACTGGCGGTATTGCAGCCTATAAATGTGCAGAGCTCGTTAGGCGTTTAAAAGATGCAGGTTGCGAAGTAAAAGTAGTTATGAGCGAGTCAGCTAAACACTTTATAACCCCCTTAACCATGCAAGCGGTTAGTGGCGAAATGGTATCTGACTCATTACTTGACCCCTCAGCTGAGGCGGCAATGGGCCATATAGAATTTGCAAAATGGGCTGATTTAATTTTAGTTGCACCTGCAACCAGTAATACGATTGCTAAAATGGCTGCAGGCATAGCCGATGATTTACTCACCACACTGCTATTGGCAACTCCAGCAAAAGTGGCAATAGCCCCAGCAATGAACCAGCAAATGTATGCACACCCTGCTACACAAGCTAATTTAGCAACACTTAAATCTCGCAATGTACTAATTTGGGGCCCAGGTAAAGGCGAGCAAGCCTGTGGCGATGTAGGCGCTGGGCGCATGCTAGAGCCGCATGAGCTTGTGGCTTTGTGCACTGCTACAGAGCAGCCGCAATTATTAGCAGGTAAAACGATTACCATTACCGCAGGCCCGACCCGCGAACCACTTGACCCTGTGCGTTTTATATCAAACCACAGTTCAGGAAAAATGGGCTATGCTCTTGCACAAGCCGCATTAGAGCTTGGTGCTAAGGTTAATTTAATTTCAGGCCCGGTGACTATTAAAGCCCCTACTGGTGCTAATTTGATTAACATAGAAAGTGCTGAACAGCTTTTAAATGAGTCATTAACCTATGCCGTACATTCTGACGCTTTTATTGGTTGCGCCGCCGTAGCTGATTACAGAGCAGCGAATGTCGCTACTCAAAAAATGAAAAAACAAGGCGATGAGCTTACCCTTACACTTGTTAAAAACCCCGATGTAATAGCCGCCGTTGCAAGCTTAGAGCAAGGCCGCCCTTACACAGTAGGTTTTGCAGCCGAAACACAAAATGTAGAGAGCTATGCAAAGGGTAAACTTAAAAATAAAAACTTAGATATGATTTGTGCAAATGATGTATCAAAAAGTGGCTTAGGCTTTAACTCTGATCATAATGCTTTAACACTTTATTGGCATAATCAAAGCGTAGAATTACCAGCAACAAGTAAAACAGAAATTGCGCATCAAGTGATCGAACAGCTCGCTAAACATCTATAA
- the slmA gene encoding nucleoid occlusion factor SlmA codes for MPATKRSNRKEQILQALAQMLETSPGQRITTAKLAAEVGVSEAALYRHFPSKARMFEGLIEFIEDTLLSRINLILENEKESQTRVYNILLLLLTFAEKNPGITRILTGDALQGEQERLRERVQGLFEKLETQFKQVLRERKLREGKTFQSDELTLANFLLAYVEGKMNQFVRSDFKVKPSSQFEKQWPELQKIWL; via the coding sequence ATGCCTGCGACAAAAAGAAGTAATCGCAAAGAGCAGATACTGCAAGCACTCGCACAAATGTTAGAAACCAGCCCAGGACAACGAATTACCACAGCGAAGCTTGCTGCTGAAGTGGGTGTTTCTGAAGCTGCGCTTTACCGTCATTTTCCTAGCAAAGCACGTATGTTTGAAGGCCTAATTGAGTTTATTGAAGACACGCTTTTGTCGCGTATTAACCTTATTTTAGAAAACGAAAAAGAAAGCCAAACACGCGTTTACAATATTTTATTATTGCTACTCACCTTTGCAGAAAAAAACCCTGGTATTACACGCATACTTACCGGCGACGCCCTGCAAGGTGAACAAGAGCGATTACGCGAGCGTGTACAAGGGCTATTTGAAAAACTAGAAACACAATTCAAACAAGTACTTCGCGAGCGAAAGCTCCGTGAAGGTAAAACTTTTCAAAGCGATGAGCTCACCCTAGCTAACTTTTTACTTGCTTACGTAGAAGGCAAAATGAACCAGTTTGTGCGCAGCGACTTTAAAGTAAAGCCAAGCTCGCAGTTTGAAAAACAATGGCCTGAACTACAAAAAATTTGGCTATAA
- a CDS encoding manganese-dependent inorganic pyrophosphatase translates to MSMYVVGHKIPDSDSICGAIALAYLKNQIDEPAIPTRLGEVSPETQFILDKFGFEAPELKLSYAGEDVYIVDHTEKTQAPDDIDQARVVGVVDHHKLGDLTSSTPLECWIRPVGCSNTIIKMMYDFYNVEIPKDIAGIMLCAILSDTVIFKSPTCTTADIKCVEALAEIAGIEDFKELGMDMFRVKSAVEDTPVRDLVMRDFKDFNMNGNLVGIGQLEVIDLAVFDEIKADLEADIAKLKAEGNRHSVFLLLTDIMKEGSQMLIASDDATLVEQAYGEKPSAGKVWLDGVLSRKKQVVPPLQDVFAKL, encoded by the coding sequence ATGTCTATGTATGTAGTGGGCCATAAAATCCCAGATTCAGATTCTATTTGTGGTGCAATTGCACTGGCTTATTTAAAAAACCAAATCGATGAGCCAGCAATTCCAACACGCCTTGGTGAAGTATCACCAGAAACACAATTTATCCTAGATAAATTTGGCTTCGAAGCACCTGAGCTTAAATTAAGCTACGCGGGCGAAGATGTATATATTGTTGATCATACCGAAAAAACACAAGCGCCAGATGATATCGACCAAGCACGTGTTGTTGGTGTAGTCGATCACCATAAACTAGGCGACTTAACGTCATCTACACCGCTTGAGTGTTGGATTCGCCCAGTTGGCTGTTCAAACACCATTATTAAAATGATGTATGACTTCTACAACGTAGAAATCCCAAAAGATATTGCTGGTATCATGCTATGTGCAATTTTAAGCGACACCGTTATTTTTAAATCGCCTACTTGCACAACAGCCGATATAAAATGCGTAGAAGCGCTAGCAGAAATTGCCGGTATTGAAGACTTTAAAGAGCTAGGCATGGACATGTTCCGAGTTAAATCAGCAGTAGAAGACACGCCTGTACGTGACCTAGTAATGCGTGACTTTAAAGATTTCAACATGAACGGCAACCTAGTGGGCATAGGCCAGCTAGAGGTTATTGACCTTGCAGTGTTTGACGAAATCAAAGCTGACCTTGAAGCAGACATCGCAAAACTAAAAGCGGAAGGCAACCGCCATTCAGTATTTTTACTACTTACCGATATTATGAAAGAAGGTTCACAAATGTTAATCGCATCAGATGATGCAACACTTGTAGAGCAAGCTTATGGTGAAAAACCAAGCGCAGGTAAAGTATGGCTAGACGGTGTATTAAGCCGTAAAAAGCAAGTAGTGCCGCCACTACAAGACGTGTTTGCCAAGCTGTAA
- a CDS encoding DUF3299 domain-containing protein, whose amino-acid sequence MIFLKSALYNSALISCLLISFFSSANPPKEIFWEDLIPQGHVQIDTQAQANHEGSEQNWVQPELDAPVVEALNGQSVSLPGFVVPLEGDSEVITEFLLVPYFGACIHVPPPPPNQIVHVTVKGGVPIESLYDAIVVTGVISTETWSGEIAQVGYKMKAVGVAPFEL is encoded by the coding sequence ATGATATTTTTAAAATCAGCACTTTATAACAGCGCACTAATAAGTTGCCTGCTTATTAGCTTTTTTAGCAGTGCAAACCCGCCAAAAGAAATTTTTTGGGAAGATTTAATCCCACAAGGGCATGTGCAAATAGATACTCAAGCGCAGGCTAACCACGAAGGTAGTGAACAAAATTGGGTGCAACCAGAGCTAGATGCTCCCGTGGTTGAAGCATTAAATGGCCAATCAGTGAGCTTACCGGGGTTTGTTGTCCCACTTGAGGGTGACAGTGAAGTCATTACTGAGTTTTTACTTGTGCCATACTTTGGCGCGTGTATTCACGTACCGCCCCCGCCACCAAATCAAATCGTTCATGTGACGGTAAAAGGCGGTGTCCCCATAGAGAGCCTTTATGATGCGATTGTTGTTACCGGTGTTATCAGTACCGAAACCTGGTCTGGTGAAATAGCCCAAGTGGGCTATAAAATGAAAGCCGTCGGTGTCGCACCATTTGAGCTATAA